Part of the Juglans regia cultivar Chandler chromosome 14, Walnut 2.0, whole genome shotgun sequence genome, attgtacgtacgtacgtacttgatTGTTATTTTCTCATGTCACGTTCAACAAGATCAATATATGCAATAAATTAGTGAAATCTCTATCACCAAGTCATGAAGAGAAGAGGTAAAAGGAACTTGAAATTAACATTAATAGATCAGATAATATCATGTAATATTAAAAGGTGATTGCTTCTAAATTAAGACTCTAAACCATTTCAACGAATTCAAAAGtcttgcatataatatattaatgtgcAGTAGTTGCGTGAGTACCAAGCtgagaaaagaaacaaattatatattaagtgGATTATCTTGCATTGTTTCATCAGATAATAGATCGATGTCAGCTGATtcataagcatgcatgcatgcatgcatgaaccaCTAAAATGCGCCGAGAATTTATAATTACGTATAGGCACTCTCTTTTCTGGAAATTATACTTTCTTTTGAAACTCAAAACAGATTTATTTCCTAATGGTAGTACTGATATTTTCCTACTGATGTGCTTGTTCTAAATATTTCTTGGGCAAAACAAATTTCCATACATATTGCGCTTCTCTTTTATCATTAAGAGTGTTTTCTACTTCTGTTTCTTATGTCAccatcatacatatatatatatatatatatatatgttttaacttCTGCATGCCATAATAGTATtccagaaaattaattaattagtgcaCTAAATGATAGACCTGTTATGGGATTCGGAACAGAAGCAAGGTAATCTCGAGTTAAAACTCAAACTAAACGACATCAGATCATAACAAAGATGGAAAGTTCTCAAGATTAGAAATGGCCAACTCtgatcaattaattataatacGAGAAGTTCCACCTAAAATGTTGTTAGGTAATTTgttccctatatatataatatatatatatatatagataggcACACACCCAAACATATAGATATACATGTTGGAGTTCTCTTATCCCACTTCAGCTTCACCCTGTGGCAGCAACTTTCTTCCTCCTACATGGAGCGTTCTGTTATGAGTTTAAGGCAATACTTGTCAATAACCTTCTGTTACATCCTTCTCCTGTTCCTTTCCTTGTCAGCTCGAAAGGTTTCCACGGCTACCACATTTTCAAACGAGACTGACAAACTTGCACTGCTCGAATTCAAGTCCCACGTAGATCAGGACCCCCTCATCAGTGTCCTGGCTGCTTGGAATGAGTCTTTCCATTTCTGCCACTGGCTTGGGGTCACCTGTGGCAACAAACACCAAAGAGTCATTGGTTTGGACCTAAAAGACAAGAACTTGGTTGGCACCATATCACCCTACATTGGAAATCTTTCTTTCCTTCGATCCCTCAACCTCGCAATTAACTCCTTCTATGGTCGAATCCCCTCGGAAGCTGGTCGCTTGATCAGGCTTCAGAATTTAAACCTGAGTTTTAACTCATTGGAAGGAGAAATTCCTGTCAATCTGTCTCACTGTTCCAACCTTATGTATCTTGGTCTCCAGTACAACCATCTAGTGCAACAAATACCATCTGAACTTGGCTCTTTGTCCAAACTCAAGAATCTATATCTTGCCAAAAACCAGTTAAGTGGAAAGTTGCCACCTTCTCTGGGAAACCTGTCTTCTCTCCAACACCTTTGGTTTCCATATAACAATTTGGAGGGAGAAATTCCAGATACATTATCCCAGATGATAAGCTTGGAAAGTTTTCAAGTAGGAAAGAATAATCTTTCTGGTGTGTTTCCACCTTTCCTTTACAATTTTTCATCAATCAAAGTCATTTCCTTGGCTTTCAACAACTTTTCTGGTGACCTCAGGCCCGACTTAGGCATTGCACTTCCAAATCTTCAAAAGCTTGGTATGGGAGGAAACAAATTTACAGGAAGCATTCCAGCTGCATTGTCCAATGCTTCAGGTTTTCAAGAAATTGATATccctacaaattattttacgGGAAACATACCTATGGAGTTTGGTAATCTACGAAATCTTACATGGCTTAATGCAAACGGGAATCTTCTTGGAAATTATTCAGCTGATGATTTGAGTTTTCTTAGACCTTTGACCAATTGCAGCCAGTTACAGACACTCGATATCAGCTACAACCGGCTTGGAGGTGAGCTGCCTGATGCGATAACAAACTTCTCAACCCAAATAACATGGCTACAACTAGGAGGGAATTTTATTGGGGGAAGCATACCTACGAAGGTATCAAATCTAGTTAGACTAACTCAACTTGGTCTGGAACAGAATTTGTTAACGGGAAATATTCCAGCTTCAATTGGGGAGCTCTCAAACTTGAACAGATTGTACTTATATGGAAACAACTTGACAGGGGAGATCCCGACTTCTCTTGGCAACATGACTCAATTGTTGGAGCTCTATTTGTATAATAACAGCTTGGAAGGAAGCATACCCTCGAGTCTTGGAATGTGTAGCTACCTGCAAGATGTACAACTTTTCCATAATAAACTAAATGGCACTATACCCAAGAAACTCCTTAGTCTTCCAGCCCTTTCTCGAGAACTTAATGTGTCTCATAACTCTTTGACAGGAAGCTTGCCCCCAGAAGTTGGAAACCTGAAGACTCTTGTTTATCTAGATGTTTCATTCAACAAATTTTCCAAAGAGATTCCCGCGGAACTAGGGGATTGTTTGGGATTGGAAGCACTTTATGTGCAAGGGAACTTCTTTGAAGGAACCATTCCGGATTTAAGTAAGTTAAGGGGTATTCAATATCTTGATCTTTCCAACAACAACTTGACTGGCCAAATTCCAAGCTACATGGTTAGTTTTTCCATGTTGATAAACTTGAATCTGTCTATCAACAATCTTGAGGGAGAGGTGCCCATACATGGGGTCTTCAGAAATGCAACTGCAATTGAAGTATATGGCAACGATGGGCTTTGTGGGGGGATCCAAGAGCTGCAGTTGCGCGCATGTTCCAATAAGCATAGAAATCGTGTTGCTTTTAAGTTGATTCTGAAAATAGGCATTCCTGTTTTCTCCGTGGTGGTGTTGTCTTTGATTTCCCTCATGTGCTGGTTGAGAAAGTCAACAAAAAATGTCATCCCACTTCTTCCTTTGGGCACTACCTTTGGGCCCTTCTACCAAAAGATTTCTTATCAAGAACTACTCAATGCAACCGATGGATTCTCAGAGATGAATTTGATTGGTTCAGGTAATTTTGGTACTGTCTATAAAGGAAAGCTTGGTCTCGATGAAGTCAGTGTCGCAGTCAAGGTACTCAACCTAAAAAAGAAGGGAGCGTCCAGAAGCTTCATCGCTGAATGCGAAGCCTTAAGGAGCATCCGGCATCGAAACctagtaaatattttaactgCTTGCTCAAGTATTGACTATGGGGGCCAAGATTTCAAAGCTTTAGTATATGAGTTCATGCCAAATGGGAACTTGGACATGTGGTTGCATCCAGAAAATGGGCTCAAGCAGCTGAGAAATTTAAGCCTTCTTCAGAGAGTAAACATTGCAATAGATGTGGCTTCTGCTTTGCTTTATCTTCATCATGAATGCCATATACCTATTATTCACTGTGATTTAAAGCCAAGCAATATTCTTCTCGATGATGAGCTGACTGCTCGTGTAAGTGATTTTGGTTTGGCACGACTCCTTTCAGAATCGAATAAGCACGCTTTTCCTAGTCAATTAAGCTCAGCTGGGATTAAAGGAACCATTGGGTATGCTGCTCCAGGTACTATTTCatgatttctcatttgtttaGTGTCAAATgataaaggaaaaaggaaataaagaacaaaaacaattGGATGTTAATGATATTGGATTTACTTCTATACAAATTGAGCGAAAGAAGTCATCAATAATCAAAACAAGGAAGCCCACCAAAAAAATGTGTCACCCATTATTACCTTGATGACAATCACCATAAGAGCTTGTTGTTGGCTTGTCAGAGTTCTTTAAATTCTTGCAGAGTACGGAATGGGAGGTCAGCTGTCAGCCAATGGAGATGTGTACAGCTTTGGGATCCTCTTGTTGGAGATGTTCTCTGGAAGAAGACCCACAGATGAACTTTTCAAAGACGACCTGAACCTCCACAAATTAGTCAAACTGGCATTGCCGGGACGAGTGATGGAGATTCTGGACGAATCAGTTTTGAACGAAGTAGGCGAAACTAAGAATTTGGTTACATGTAGGAGTGACTGGACAAGCTGTGAACAGACTGAAGGCTTGATATTGGTCTTTCAGATTGGCCTTGCATGTTCAGCAGAATCTCCAAAGGACAGAATGAACATGAGAAGAGCTGCAACGGAATTGCTTTCAATCAGAGACAAACTCCTTGGGAACGCAGACCAGAACGTGCATAATGGAAATGAGAAAAGCCGATCAGTTAAAGTTTCTGAAAAATGTCAATGAGGGTAGTTTTCCATTTTCTACAAGTCAAGTGGGTTAGAACATTGTTCTTTGTCTAATATACAGAAAATAACATACTCTTGGCGCCGTTTAGAAGCAGCATATCCTGATGAAGCAGCAACTATGCGCTTGGTGAtgttgtaaattaattaaatagatgcAGCAAAGTTAAGATACTTTCACTGttgtttattttcctttcctttccagGATTTGTTTCTACGTATACAGGTTTTTCCCTTCtaccttttatatattttttctccaaATATAATTTCCACAATATCTATTAGACATCCAAAATgatgcatatttttaaatattgaagggTTTAAAGGGTTTCTTACAATCtctcaaaaggaaaaagaactcCAAAAATGCTCCTgattgacaaatttttttttttttttcctttctacaaGAACAAATTTTCATTCTTCCTAAATTTATCCTGCTAATCAACTTGATATTTCCTGAGACTTGTGGCCAAGCTCAATCATCATATTGATTGACTGAACTTGCTTTTTGGTGCTTAACTAATTATTTAGCCATTGCCAAAATCACTTCAAGAGTATGGGATGAGATCTTCACAGCAAATGCTTTCCATATTCACCAATAATCCATACATGAGCAATACCCTTCTCTAAAATGGTGAAATCGGTAACGATCTCTTAGAAGTATCTCTCTACCGTAAAGCCTAGATACGAGCTTAGCAACTGAGTGGCAGTCCCCACAAATACGGAGATTCTTCACAACCCGAATTGGTTGAGATGGGACCATAGTAATAAGCCCAAAGGCAATTGCTAACTTCTCACTGTGAAGGTTTAGGGCCTGCTCCTtcatgtcttcttcttcaacaagtTGCAGGAGGTAAGACTTGTTTGGTACATAACCAATTGATTTCAATCTTGCTGCAACCTCATCCAACTTAGAGTAGATTTCCATGGATAATGGATGAGAACTATCGCCTGCCAGAAACTCATGAACAATACCGTTGACCTCGATTGAGCTACAACCAGGTTCTTTCTTTAGACCAGAATCTCTCATGACCTTCCTTAACCCTGAAACTCTATCCCACTTCCCTGTTTTAGCATAAATGTTTGATAAAAGCACATAGGCTCCATGATTTCTAGGGTCCAACTCAAGCAAATTGCTACAAGCCTTTTCAGCAAGCTCAAGATTCCCATGAAGTCTACAGGCCCCAAGCAGAGCCCCCCATACAGAAGCAGTACGAGCTATGGGCATTTTTTCTATTAGTTCGACTGCTTCATCCAGAAGGCCTGACCGGCCAAGAATATCAACCATGCAAGCATAGTGCTTTTCTCCAGGCACAACCCCATGAACTGACTGCATTTGATAGAACAAGGTTCGTCCCTCATTTACTAATCCTGTGTGGCTACAGGCGCATAACACATTGGTAAAAGTCACAGCATTGGGCTGGACCTTCGCTTCTAACATTTTTGAGAACAAATCTATTGCAGCTCTCCCATGCCCATGCATTGCCAGACCAGCAATCATGGCACTCCAAACAAACACATCTTTGCTTTCCGCTGAATAGAATACCTCGAGTGCCTTCTCTAGATCCCCACCCTTAGAATACATGTCAATGAGTGAGGTCGTGAGATGACAATTTAACTTAATCCCCCGCTTCTTTATATACACGTGGATCCACCTGCCTAAATCCATGGCTCCCAACTGAGCAGAAGCTGACAGAGCACACACAAGAGTGACCTCATCTGGTTTTGCATCCTTTCTGAGCTGTAATTCGCGGAAAATAGCCAAGGCCTCCTTTGGCTTACTATTCTGTTCATAAGCAGAAATGAGAGCGTTCCATGCTGCAATATCTTGACAAGGCATTGCATCAAAAACACGCCGAGCCTCGTCATACTCCCCTAACTTAGCATATCCATCAAGTATAGTTGTCCAAGTGAAAATATCTCTCTCTTGCATCCCATCAAACCATTTTTTTGCCTCTTCAACACTTCCACATTTCATATACATATCAAGTATTGCATTACTCAAAGTCAAGCTCACACAAATCTCATTCTTTTCAATATACGAACACACCCACCTCCCAAACTCCAAATCCAACTTCTTCGCGCAAGCCGAAAGGATACCCACCATCGTCACATCATTTGGCTTCACATTCTCCTTCTCCATTCTCCTAAATACGTCCAGTGCCTCTTCGGGATAACCTCCTCGGGCAAAACCCATGATGATAGAATTCCAAGAAACAACATCTTTCCGTGGAATCTTTACAAACACCCCATAAGCCAAATCCAAATTCCCACACGAACCATAAAAATGCACGAGCGAATTGAGAACAAAGATATCCAAACTTAGGGATGCTTTAATCACCATCCCATGAAACACTCTGCCAACCCGAAAAGCTTTAAGCTCCGAAGCTGCCTTGAGTAAGAAAGGAAAAGTAAATTTATCCGGGAGATGTTCACCTTGAAGACGCATTTGCAGAAAGAGTAAGAGGCTTTGAGTAGGGTCGGGGCTGGAAGCGTAAGCGCGAATGAGGGTGTTCCAAGTGTAGAGATTCGGTTGGGGAATTTGATCGAATACTTGGCGAGCGTAGTCGAGGCTCGAGAACGGTGATAAGGCACTCGCTGTGATGAGCTTACTGGCAGAGAAAGGGTCGAAGAAGATGCCACTACGGAGCATTTGAGCATGAACTTGCTTTAGGCTCTTTAAACTTGTGCATTGGCTTATTACTAAAACTGTCGGGTGGTTTGCGAAATACCGGTCGTCATCGATTGTTGGGGAGGTAGAGTTTGGGAGGTTGGTGTGACGTGGGAGAGAAAGAGGTGGGGTAATATGAGTTGCCATGGGTGGTTTCTGGGTCCTTTGCTCTAAGCTTTAGGGCTTCCTTTTTATATCACTCGTCTTCGGTTTTAGTATGAGAGcagttaataataaattaatattttcaattgtttaatatatatatatatatatatattattttatatttggtgaaaataaagtgaagaaaaaggTATGGATTTATGAATGGATACGTATGTATTactatgaataataaaataaaatattaatattagatatagtaaTAGGATgttaaagtataaaaataataatttttttatataaatttttgatttattcact contains:
- the LOC109008997 gene encoding putative receptor-like protein kinase At3g47110 — translated: MERSVMSLRQYLSITFCYILLLFLSLSARKVSTATTFSNETDKLALLEFKSHVDQDPLISVLAAWNESFHFCHWLGVTCGNKHQRVIGLDLKDKNLVGTISPYIGNLSFLRSLNLAINSFYGRIPSEAGRLIRLQNLNLSFNSLEGEIPVNLSHCSNLMYLGLQYNHLVQQIPSELGSLSKLKNLYLAKNQLSGKLPPSLGNLSSLQHLWFPYNNLEGEIPDTLSQMISLESFQVGKNNLSGVFPPFLYNFSSIKVISLAFNNFSGDLRPDLGIALPNLQKLGMGGNKFTGSIPAALSNASGFQEIDIPTNYFTGNIPMEFGNLRNLTWLNANGNLLGNYSADDLSFLRPLTNCSQLQTLDISYNRLGGELPDAITNFSTQITWLQLGGNFIGGSIPTKVSNLVRLTQLGLEQNLLTGNIPASIGELSNLNRLYLYGNNLTGEIPTSLGNMTQLLELYLYNNSLEGSIPSSLGMCSYLQDVQLFHNKLNGTIPKKLLSLPALSRELNVSHNSLTGSLPPEVGNLKTLVYLDVSFNKFSKEIPAELGDCLGLEALYVQGNFFEGTIPDLSKLRGIQYLDLSNNNLTGQIPSYMVSFSMLINLNLSINNLEGEVPIHGVFRNATAIEVYGNDGLCGGIQELQLRACSNKHRNRVAFKLILKIGIPVFSVVVLSLISLMCWLRKSTKNVIPLLPLGTTFGPFYQKISYQELLNATDGFSEMNLIGSGNFGTVYKGKLGLDEVSVAVKVLNLKKKGASRSFIAECEALRSIRHRNLVNILTACSSIDYGGQDFKALVYEFMPNGNLDMWLHPENGLKQLRNLSLLQRVNIAIDVASALLYLHHECHIPIIHCDLKPSNILLDDELTARVSDFGLARLLSESNKHAFPSQLSSAGIKGTIGYAAPEYGMGGQLSANGDVYSFGILLLEMFSGRRPTDELFKDDLNLHKLVKLALPGRVMEILDESVLNEVGETKNLVTCRSDWTSCEQTEGLILVFQIGLACSAESPKDRMNMRRAATELLSIRDKLLGNADQNVHNGNEKSRSVKVSEKCQ
- the LOC109009008 gene encoding pentatricopeptide repeat-containing protein At2g29760, chloroplastic; this translates as MATHITPPLSLPRHTNLPNSTSPTIDDDRYFANHPTVLVISQCTSLKSLKQVHAQMLRSGIFFDPFSASKLITASALSPFSSLDYARQVFDQIPQPNLYTWNTLIRAYASSPDPTQSLLLFLQMRLQGEHLPDKFTFPFLLKAASELKAFRVGRVFHGMVIKASLSLDIFVLNSLVHFYGSCGNLDLAYGVFVKIPRKDVVSWNSIIMGFARGGYPEEALDVFRRMEKENVKPNDVTMVGILSACAKKLDLEFGRWVCSYIEKNEICVSLTLSNAILDMYMKCGSVEEAKKWFDGMQERDIFTWTTILDGYAKLGEYDEARRVFDAMPCQDIAAWNALISAYEQNSKPKEALAIFRELQLRKDAKPDEVTLVCALSASAQLGAMDLGRWIHVYIKKRGIKLNCHLTTSLIDMYSKGGDLEKALEVFYSAESKDVFVWSAMIAGLAMHGHGRAAIDLFSKMLEAKVQPNAVTFTNVLCACSHTGLVNEGRTLFYQMQSVHGVVPGEKHYACMVDILGRSGLLDEAVELIEKMPIARTASVWGALLGACRLHGNLELAEKACSNLLELDPRNHGAYVLLSNIYAKTGKWDRVSGLRKVMRDSGLKKEPGCSSIEVNGIVHEFLAGDSSHPLSMEIYSKLDEVAARLKSIGYVPNKSYLLQLVEEEDMKEQALNLHSEKLAIAFGLITMVPSQPIRVVKNLRICGDCHSVAKLVSRLYGREILLRDRYRFHHFREGYCSCMDYW